One genomic window of Polyangium aurulentum includes the following:
- a CDS encoding sigma-54-dependent transcriptional regulator, protein MSGAQSGSSPEGAAGATADAPTVLVVDDEPSNLSSIEKIFQRDGMRVLTASSARAALDLLRSHRVEVVLTDLMMPGTSGLELLRAIKQLAPDTECVMMTAYGTVETAVTAMREGAYDFVEKPLKRMTIIKSVRKAAERRSLVAENRSLRQEIKLLTKREIIGSSPALRRVLDVATQAAPSSATVLILGESGTGKELVARSIHDHSARKHAPFVAVNCSAIPETILEAELFGHERGAFTGAFARREGRFAKAMGGTLFLDEIGELSPSVQVKLLRVLQEGEYEPVGGDTVRADVRIVAATNKDLRAEVAAGRFREDLFYRLNVIAVTVPPLRARREDIPLLVDHFLGIYCAKNNRERLEAPREVLARLMDYSWPGNVRELENVIERAVVLCRSDTLAIDDLPESIRESSDTAPGTITFSVGTPLDEVERRLIRETLRYARGDKSVAAQLLGISTRTIYRKLGEIET, encoded by the coding sequence ATGTCAGGAGCGCAGTCGGGAAGTTCGCCCGAGGGAGCGGCCGGGGCCACTGCAGACGCGCCCACGGTGCTCGTGGTGGACGACGAGCCTTCCAATCTCTCCTCGATCGAGAAGATCTTCCAGCGCGACGGCATGCGCGTGCTCACCGCGTCGAGCGCGCGCGCCGCGCTCGATCTTCTGCGCAGCCACCGCGTCGAGGTCGTCCTCACCGACCTCATGATGCCCGGCACGAGCGGCCTCGAGCTGCTGCGCGCGATCAAGCAGCTCGCGCCCGACACCGAGTGCGTGATGATGACCGCATACGGCACCGTCGAGACCGCGGTCACGGCCATGCGCGAGGGCGCGTACGACTTCGTCGAGAAGCCCCTCAAGCGGATGACGATCATCAAGAGCGTCCGCAAGGCCGCCGAGCGCCGCTCGCTCGTCGCCGAGAACCGCTCGCTGCGCCAGGAGATCAAGCTCCTCACCAAGCGCGAGATCATCGGCTCCTCCCCTGCCCTGCGCCGCGTCCTCGACGTCGCCACGCAAGCTGCGCCTTCGTCCGCCACCGTGCTCATCCTCGGCGAGAGCGGCACGGGCAAGGAGCTCGTCGCTCGCTCGATTCACGACCACAGCGCGCGCAAACATGCGCCCTTCGTGGCCGTCAACTGCTCGGCCATCCCCGAGACCATCCTCGAGGCCGAGCTGTTCGGGCACGAGCGCGGCGCATTCACGGGCGCGTTCGCGCGGCGCGAGGGCCGATTCGCCAAGGCGATGGGCGGCACGCTCTTCCTCGACGAGATCGGCGAGCTGAGCCCGAGCGTGCAGGTGAAGCTCTTGCGCGTGCTGCAGGAGGGCGAATACGAGCCCGTCGGTGGCGACACGGTGCGCGCGGACGTGCGCATCGTCGCGGCCACGAACAAGGATCTCCGCGCCGAGGTCGCGGCCGGCCGCTTCCGCGAGGATCTCTTCTATCGCCTCAACGTCATCGCCGTCACGGTGCCCCCGCTGCGGGCGCGGCGCGAGGACATCCCCCTGCTCGTCGACCACTTCCTCGGCATCTACTGCGCGAAGAACAACCGCGAGCGGCTCGAGGCCCCGCGCGAGGTGCTCGCTCGGCTCATGGATTATTCCTGGCCCGGCAACGTCCGCGAGCTCGAGAACGTCATCGAGCGAGCCGTCGTCCTCTGCCGCAGCGACACCCTGGCGATCGACGACCTGCCCGAGTCGATCCGGGAGAGCAGCGATACCGCCCCCGGCACCATCACATTCTCGGTCGGCACGCCCCTCGACGAAGTGGAGCGCCGCCTCATCCGGGAAACCCTGCGTTATGCGAGGGGCGATAAATCCGTCGCAGCGCAACTGCTCGGCATCTCGACACGCACGATCTACCGCAAGCTCGGCGAGATCGAGACCTAG
- a CDS encoding (2Fe-2S) ferredoxin domain-containing protein: MAQRKRYLFVCVNRRPDNAPKGSCAARGAVEVHAALKAEIASRGLAKTEVRPCSSSCLDVCWAGPAIAVEPDGYFYGRVTLEDVPAIVDALASGTRVERLVMPQSDFEEKTAGPPLPSIKPEGTAP; this comes from the coding sequence GTGGCTCAGCGCAAGCGCTATCTGTTCGTCTGTGTCAATCGACGGCCCGACAATGCGCCGAAGGGCTCGTGCGCGGCGCGCGGCGCGGTCGAGGTCCACGCGGCCCTCAAGGCCGAGATCGCGTCGCGTGGCCTCGCCAAGACCGAGGTTCGTCCTTGCAGCTCGAGCTGCCTCGACGTGTGCTGGGCCGGCCCCGCGATCGCCGTCGAGCCCGACGGTTACTTCTACGGTCGCGTCACGCTCGAGGACGTCCCCGCGATCGTGGATGCGCTCGCCTCGGGCACGCGCGTCGAGCGGCTGGTCATGCCCCAGAGCGACTTCGAAGAGAAGACGGCGGGCCCGCCGCTGCCCAGCATCAAGCCCGAGGGCACTGCGCCATGA
- a CDS encoding isochorismatase family protein: MKRLDPKRSAIVVIDVQEKLAAAMPEERMKDLTRAATVLIEAADALGARVIATEQYPAGLGRTIAPIASGLAKLGAPVIEKIDFSAPDEVAFERAWAGLAPHAAIVLGMETHVCVWQTVRELCARGTNVHVVVDGVASRRDDHRAVGLELCRSAGATLTTMETVVFDWLGRAGGDVFKRLSKLIR; encoded by the coding sequence ATGAAACGGCTCGATCCGAAGAGGAGCGCGATCGTCGTCATCGACGTGCAGGAGAAGCTCGCGGCGGCGATGCCCGAGGAGCGCATGAAGGACCTCACGCGCGCGGCGACGGTCTTGATCGAGGCGGCCGACGCCCTCGGCGCCCGCGTGATCGCCACCGAGCAGTACCCTGCGGGCCTCGGGCGCACGATCGCGCCCATCGCATCGGGGCTCGCGAAGCTCGGCGCGCCGGTGATCGAGAAGATCGATTTCTCGGCTCCCGACGAGGTCGCCTTCGAGCGCGCGTGGGCCGGGCTCGCGCCGCACGCGGCCATCGTGCTCGGCATGGAGACGCATGTCTGCGTCTGGCAAACCGTGCGGGAGCTGTGCGCGCGGGGCACGAACGTGCACGTCGTCGTCGACGGCGTCGCCTCGCGCAGAGACGATCATCGCGCCGTGGGCCTCGAGCTCTGCCGCAGCGCGGGCGCCACCTTGACCACCATGGAGACGGTCGTCTTCGACTGGCTCGGCCGCGCCGGGGGCGACGTGTTCAAGCGGCTGTCCAAGCTCATCCGCTAG
- a CDS encoding DUF4215 domain-containing protein, translating into MPPERMMPRAASLALLLALSLAACGEDERPPPRPTATSSSSSSSGTGGAGGAGGQGGAGGQGGAGGQGGAGGMLPDPYCGDGNVDPGEQCDDGNVSAGDLCSPECTVTTSEVEPNDTVANANTWIAPWGAELSTATDVDVVSFDIASGPASVTVETRDLGPFSCNGLLIDTTVEILSADGSAVLATDDDGGDGFCSRAVATGLSPGKYFARIGVASMAKAPFSYRVAIGVIVDQCGDGVLTPAEQCDDGNMNAGDGCSPACKREISEVEPNESSGQANAFTSPWFGVLSSINDADVVSVKVETSGAKLTARTNDGGLGGCAMNSLDTKLDILAPDGATVLASNDDALGYCSIAEAMDLAPGTYFVRVTAGGRASDGSLYGLTIDVAAP; encoded by the coding sequence ATGCCCCCCGAGCGAATGATGCCGCGCGCCGCCTCGCTGGCCCTCCTCCTCGCGCTCTCGCTCGCCGCGTGCGGCGAAGACGAGCGACCTCCGCCCCGCCCCACGGCGACGAGCTCCTCGTCCTCCTCGTCGGGCACGGGTGGAGCGGGCGGCGCGGGCGGGCAAGGCGGCGCAGGTGGGCAAGGCGGCGCGGGTGGGCAGGGCGGTGCCGGCGGCATGCTGCCCGATCCGTACTGCGGCGACGGCAACGTCGATCCGGGCGAGCAGTGCGACGACGGCAACGTGAGCGCGGGCGATCTGTGCAGCCCCGAGTGCACGGTCACCACCTCCGAGGTCGAGCCGAACGACACCGTCGCCAACGCGAACACGTGGATCGCGCCCTGGGGCGCAGAGCTTTCGACGGCGACCGACGTCGACGTCGTCTCGTTCGACATCGCGAGCGGACCCGCGAGCGTCACGGTCGAGACGCGCGACCTCGGTCCTTTCAGCTGCAACGGTCTGCTCATCGACACCACGGTCGAGATCCTCTCGGCCGATGGCTCGGCCGTGCTCGCGACCGACGACGACGGCGGTGACGGCTTCTGCTCGCGCGCCGTCGCCACCGGGCTCTCGCCCGGCAAGTACTTCGCGCGCATCGGCGTCGCCTCGATGGCCAAGGCGCCCTTCTCGTACCGCGTCGCGATCGGCGTCATCGTCGATCAGTGCGGCGACGGCGTGCTCACGCCCGCCGAGCAGTGCGACGACGGCAACATGAACGCCGGCGACGGCTGCAGCCCCGCCTGCAAGCGCGAGATCAGCGAGGTCGAGCCGAACGAATCCTCCGGGCAGGCCAACGCGTTCACGAGCCCCTGGTTCGGCGTCCTGTCGTCGATCAACGATGCCGACGTGGTCTCCGTGAAGGTCGAGACGAGCGGCGCGAAGCTCACGGCGCGGACGAACGACGGCGGCCTCGGTGGGTGCGCGATGAACAGCCTCGACACCAAGCTCGACATCCTCGCGCCCGACGGCGCCACCGTGCTCGCGAGCAACGACGACGCGCTCGGCTACTGCTCGATCGCCGAGGCGATGGACCTCGCGCCCGGCACGTATTTCGTGCGCGTCACCGCGGGCGGCAGGGCTTCGGATGGGAGCCTGTACGGCCTCACGATCGACGTCGCCGCTCCGTAG
- a CDS encoding vWA domain-containing protein, translated as MADAAARSTRTLSRKRADDADARRVRRGGLALALLFFVTAAVAVACGSIGDPLGPPGKPQPTGSGGSGGGGGSGGGGPCTDGEIRDCHVTLGEHDGILSCFDGVEHCAGGVWGPCIDGTVSSKPAPPSPALNLENVRPEDDGTPIIVLNHADAGAGPCANNPCDPSCQVFDEDPDSGLKPDGTVPSFGWESGNLGDFPGGLVNKGLKEPCAQASDCQFNMHCSSPASGTCSHSKCAVGLGLYPDCDPCVKSICTADPACCLVPYGGTCAHDPCIEGVGLKTSCSSCVKKVCDQKASCCTGTWDASCVKSFESFCPKSCTGVTGDWTQSCVDKVYSVCGSQCQSDPPCAHDKCYAGSALAPACDSCVAKVCQQSPYCCSSKWDNLCVEKVKTTCGESCPVKGDCVPWLPNEKDPKCAGVDLSLGVPCNGSVPVCNHGNAVAPAGIKIIHFPANSNQYPKCEPDQAHPGMLTCTTNKPIPPGQCINVTTCGLDNGNREIMVNPLGAGQQAECFCQNNWTLYSGGGNSCAPPSCSSVTSRTIRKVNMFVQFDRSGSMTTNDRWGKATGALKAFFSDPSSGGLGVALRFWEHYKPKAGCDDTNCSTDACAEPLVPLSTLTTQAAPTDTHEKALIDAINSVTPAADTPMYPALAGALKWAETNQKLKPKEQYIVVLVTDGYPNSCNTDPAAIAKLAEDAYTNSGVLTYAIGIQDANVALMNNIASKGGTSTAFFISDQGDVQQQLLDAMLQIKGDTVACEFDLPNQGLFDPGNAKVVFVPSAGASTTFPKVASAASCGSGWYFDNAANPTKIYLCPSTCQTVLGDTGARIDVDLGCPGAYEPSTYTHVYQATCPAGTKVQWGYLAYNTVTPGNASVIFSARTATTNAGLAAASYTSLATAQVSPADTQICNMSGPAPCPVDLYGKLSLPAAQQEFLQLSITMNPTSDKAAAPVVKSWDLTYSCPPSE; from the coding sequence ATGGCGGATGCGGCGGCCAGGTCGACGAGGACGCTCTCCCGAAAACGCGCGGACGATGCGGATGCGCGCCGGGTGCGGCGTGGCGGGCTCGCGCTCGCGCTCCTGTTCTTCGTGACCGCCGCCGTGGCCGTCGCCTGCGGGTCGATCGGCGATCCGCTCGGACCTCCGGGCAAACCGCAGCCCACGGGCAGCGGCGGCTCGGGCGGAGGCGGCGGATCGGGCGGAGGCGGCCCGTGCACCGACGGCGAGATCCGCGACTGTCACGTCACGCTCGGCGAGCACGACGGCATCCTCTCCTGCTTCGACGGCGTCGAGCACTGCGCGGGCGGCGTGTGGGGCCCCTGCATCGACGGCACCGTCTCCTCCAAGCCCGCGCCGCCCTCTCCCGCGCTCAACCTCGAAAACGTGCGCCCCGAGGACGACGGCACGCCCATCATCGTCCTGAACCACGCCGACGCGGGCGCGGGCCCCTGCGCGAACAACCCCTGCGATCCTTCCTGCCAGGTGTTCGACGAGGATCCCGATTCGGGGCTCAAGCCCGACGGCACCGTGCCGAGCTTCGGCTGGGAGTCCGGCAACCTCGGCGACTTCCCGGGCGGCCTCGTGAACAAGGGCCTCAAGGAGCCCTGCGCGCAGGCGAGCGATTGCCAGTTCAACATGCACTGCTCGAGCCCCGCGAGCGGCACGTGCTCGCACAGCAAGTGCGCCGTCGGCCTCGGGCTCTATCCCGACTGCGATCCGTGCGTGAAGAGCATCTGCACGGCGGATCCGGCCTGCTGCCTCGTCCCGTACGGCGGCACTTGCGCGCACGACCCGTGCATCGAGGGCGTCGGCCTGAAGACGTCGTGCAGCTCGTGCGTGAAGAAGGTCTGCGATCAGAAGGCGAGCTGCTGCACGGGCACGTGGGACGCGAGCTGCGTGAAGTCCTTCGAGAGCTTCTGCCCCAAGAGCTGCACGGGCGTCACGGGCGACTGGACCCAGAGCTGCGTCGACAAGGTCTACAGCGTCTGCGGCTCGCAGTGTCAGTCCGACCCGCCCTGCGCGCACGACAAGTGCTACGCGGGCTCGGCGCTCGCGCCCGCGTGCGACTCGTGCGTCGCCAAGGTCTGCCAGCAGTCGCCCTACTGCTGCTCGAGCAAGTGGGACAACCTCTGCGTCGAGAAGGTCAAGACCACCTGCGGCGAGAGCTGCCCGGTGAAGGGCGACTGCGTCCCGTGGCTGCCGAACGAGAAGGATCCGAAGTGCGCGGGCGTCGATCTCTCGCTCGGCGTCCCCTGCAACGGCAGCGTGCCCGTGTGCAACCACGGCAACGCGGTGGCGCCCGCGGGGATCAAGATCATCCACTTCCCGGCGAACTCGAACCAGTACCCCAAGTGCGAGCCGGATCAGGCCCATCCGGGCATGCTCACGTGCACGACGAACAAGCCCATCCCGCCGGGGCAGTGCATCAACGTCACGACCTGCGGTCTCGACAACGGCAACCGCGAGATCATGGTCAACCCGCTGGGCGCGGGGCAGCAGGCCGAGTGCTTCTGCCAGAACAACTGGACGCTCTACAGCGGCGGCGGCAACAGCTGCGCGCCCCCGAGCTGCTCGTCGGTCACCAGCCGGACCATCCGCAAGGTGAACATGTTCGTGCAGTTCGATCGCTCGGGCTCGATGACCACGAACGATCGCTGGGGCAAGGCCACGGGCGCGCTGAAGGCGTTCTTCTCCGACCCGTCCTCGGGCGGACTCGGCGTCGCGCTGCGCTTCTGGGAGCACTACAAGCCCAAGGCGGGCTGCGACGACACCAACTGCAGCACCGACGCGTGCGCGGAACCGCTCGTCCCGCTCAGCACGCTCACCACGCAGGCGGCGCCCACGGACACGCACGAAAAAGCGCTCATCGACGCCATCAACAGCGTCACGCCGGCCGCCGACACGCCGATGTACCCCGCGCTCGCCGGCGCCCTGAAATGGGCCGAGACGAACCAGAAATTGAAACCGAAGGAGCAGTACATCGTCGTCCTCGTGACCGACGGCTACCCGAACTCCTGCAACACCGATCCCGCGGCGATCGCCAAGCTCGCCGAGGACGCGTACACGAACTCCGGCGTGCTCACCTACGCGATCGGCATCCAGGACGCGAACGTCGCGCTCATGAACAACATCGCCTCGAAGGGCGGCACGAGCACCGCGTTCTTCATCTCCGATCAGGGCGACGTGCAGCAGCAGCTCCTCGACGCGATGCTGCAGATCAAGGGCGACACGGTCGCGTGCGAGTTCGACCTGCCGAACCAGGGCCTCTTCGATCCGGGCAACGCCAAGGTCGTCTTCGTGCCGAGCGCGGGCGCCTCGACGACGTTCCCCAAGGTGGCGAGCGCGGCGTCGTGCGGCAGCGGCTGGTACTTCGACAACGCGGCGAACCCGACGAAGATCTATCTCTGCCCGAGCACGTGCCAGACCGTTCTCGGCGACACGGGCGCGCGCATCGACGTCGATCTCGGCTGCCCCGGCGCGTACGAGCCCTCGACGTACACGCACGTCTACCAGGCGACGTGCCCGGCGGGCACCAAGGTGCAGTGGGGCTACCTCGCGTACAACACGGTGACGCCGGGCAACGCGAGCGTGATCTTCTCGGCGCGCACGGCGACGACGAACGCGGGGCTCGCTGCGGCCTCGTACACCTCGCTCGCGACCGCGCAGGTCTCGCCGGCCGACACGCAGATCTGCAACATGTCCGGCCCCGCGCCGTGCCCTGTCGATCTCTACGGCAAGCTCAGCCTGCCGGCCGCGCAGCAGGAGTTCTTGCAGCTCTCGATCACGATGAACCCGACGAGCGACAAGGCTGCTGCGCCCGTCGTCAAATCCTGGGATCTGACCTACTCATGCCCCCCGAGCGAATGA